One Eremothecium cymbalariae DBVPG#7215 chromosome 2, complete sequence DNA window includes the following coding sequences:
- the IMG2 gene encoding mitochondrial 54S ribosomal protein mL49 (similar to Ashbya gossypii AER262C) — translation MLGRNHRFFIFGRSKILRHTFIRLQTTNATPYNGDGAHLDNMNAMDNSPQSREVPELSAEFDTQNSSFSVFPHIRDVNPDQLVGSSKFGKNMYFISRSIHGSLPVYTDIKSGNAAVTLIKNVQGDIIQLRNDLQKSLPDIPRDSWKVLMQSRKIVISGDYVKAVKRVLSEAF, via the coding sequence ATGTTGGGCAGGAATCATAGgttttttatctttggcAGGTCTAAAATTTTGAGGCATACTTTTATTAGGCTTCAAACTACCAATGCAACTCCATATAATGGTGATGGAGCTCATTTAGATAACATGAACGCTATGGATAACTCACCGCAATCACGTGAAGTACCAGAACTGAGTGCGGAATTTGATACTCAGAACTCTAGTTTTAGTGTATTTCCACATATCAGGGATGTTAATCCCGATCAACTCGTCGGTTCATCTAAATTTGGTAAAAATATGTATTTCATTTCAAGAAGCATACATGGAAGTCTGCCTGTTTATACTGATATTAAGAGTGGTAATGCAGCTGTAACTCTCATCAAGAATGTCCAAGGTGATATTATTCAGTTGAGAAATGATTTACAAAAGTCGCTCCCAGACATTCCTAGAGATTCCTGGAAGGTTTTAATGCAATCTAGAAAAATAGTTATTTCAGGTGATTATGTCAAAGCTGTCAAAAGAGTGCTGTCTGAAGCCTTTTAA
- the ALG12 gene encoding dolichyl-P-Man:Man(7)GlcNAc(2)-PP-dolichol alpha-1,6-mannosyltransferase (similar to Ashbya gossypii AAR043C), whose protein sequence is MRQSLLNFTLILVVVIGHLILSPYTKVEESFTIQAIHDILKYGILDISKYDHIKFSGVVPRTFVGPLIIALLTKPFSWIMEMLLWIMKGDSLDGMNWLLQYISRGIIGLLNALALNILNETASRVLLETQQTNSKTNIKTWTSRNWFVLFLVTQFHMMYYASRPLPNFVVTLPLSNIGLSWALEESYEAAIALLSFTAIVFRLELGVLCFGIAFWSYVYKKVTIKNIAKFGLIGLGIGIMLSSIIDSYFWQTCCVPEISAFVFNVIDGQSSNWGTEPFMAYISTYLPKIFLLPTFLLFGGLGFKVAPRSFRIILLASILHIFGLSLQPHKEWRFIIYTIPSITLLCSTGVASLNSKFDLQSIQNSLVSSMLLISVVIPLAASLGFSFVSSMNYPGGEALASFNDYVLCNNISNATVHLDVPTCMSGATLFGQLPEKFNITYDKTEDYTLESMWPSFDYAIMLNSAPEPLLVSTSCSWELLRSSEDLNAEQALVSTIDTSLRSAIRAIYEFQFKRLFSLMRIVAKKFLHNGDWYIYKQTCHNPNPQHIDK, encoded by the coding sequence ATGCGTCAAAGTTTACTGAACTTTACATTAATACTGGTTGTTGTAATTGGGCATCTGATCCTGTCGCCTTAtacaaaagttgaagaatcGTTTACAATTCAAGCAATTCACGACATCCTTAAATATGGCATATTGGATATTTCGAAGTATGATCATATTAAATTTAGTGGTGTTGTACCACGAACATTCGTGGGTCCCTTGATTATAGCTTTGCTCACAAAGCCCTTTTCATGGATCATGGAGATGTTGCTCTGGATAATGAAGGGAGATTCCTTGGACGGAATGAATTGGTTACTTCAATACATTTCCAGAGGTATAATTGGATTGTTAAATGCGTTGGCTTTGAACATACTGAATGAGACAGCTAGTCGAGTCTTGCTGGAAACGCAAcaaacaaattcaaagacaAATATAAAGACATGGACTAGCAGAAACTGGTTCGTCCTGTTTCTGGTAACACAATTCCATATGATGTATTATGCATCCAGACCGCTGCCAAATTTTGTGGTGACTTTACCACTATCAAATATAGGCTTATCTTGGGCACTTGAAGAATCTTACGAAGCTGCAATTGCCTTACTATCGTTTACCGCTATAGTGTTCCGACTGGAATTAGGTGTTCTATGTTTTGGAATTGCATTTTGGTCTTACGTCTACAAAAAGGTAACTATCAAGAATATTGCAAAGTTTGGATTGATCGGCCTTGGAATTGGTATTATGCTTTCGTCAATCATAGATTCATATTTTTGGCAGACGTGCTGCGTGCCAGAAATTAGTGCTTTTGTGTTCAATGTTATTGATGGGCAATCTTCCAACTGGGGAACTGAGCCATTTATGGCATATATTTCTACATATCTTCCTAAGATCTTCTTACTACCAACTTTTCTGCTGTTTGGGGGGTTGGGCTTCAAAGTTGCACCAAGATCATTTCGGATTATTTTATTGGCCTCCATTCTCCATATCTTTGGTTTATCATTGCAGCCACATAAGGAATGGAGGTTTATTATCTACACTATTCCATCAATTACATTGCTGTGCAGTACTGGTGTTGCATCTTTGAATAGTAAGTTTGATTTGCAGTCTATTCAAAATTCACTAGTCTCAAGCATGCTGCTGATATCTGTAGTGATACCTTTAGCTGCTAGCTTGGGGTTTTCTTTCGTGTCGTCTATGAACTACCCCGGTGGAGAAGCATTGGCCAGTTTCAATGACTATGTTCTTTGCAACAACATTAGTAATGCTACTGTACACCTCGATGTTCCAACTTGTATGTCCGGAGCCACTTTGTTTGGTCAACTTCCGGAGAAGTTCAATATTACATATGACAAAACAGAGGATTACACTCTTGAAAGCATGTGGCCCTCATTTGACTACGCAATCATGTTGAATTCAGCACCAGAACCGCTCCTTGTAAGTACCAGCTGTAGTTGGGAATTGTTGCGTTCTTCTGAGGACCTGAACGCTGAACAGGCACTTGTATCAACCATCGACACCAGCCTAAGATCAGCAATTAGAGCTATATATGAGTTTCAGTTTAAAAGgttgttttctttaatgCGTATTGTGGCCAAGAAATTTCTCCACAATGGGGAttggtatatatacaagCAAACATGTCATAACCCCAACCCACAACATATCGATAAGTAA
- the CPR4 gene encoding peptidylprolyl isomerase family protein CPR4 (similar to Ashbya gossypii AAR045C): protein MNLRLLLSGVLLIGFGLSINLNEQFYPPDPPTTHRVVMAIEYKFEGEIKEAEIIMELFDSVVPRTVDNFVKISRGVKARVEGRDPNDLISISYNGNTFHRVVFDFLIQAGDVIPDIGSFSIYGNRFDDESYELKCDRPGRVAMAKTGSLPDQNNSQFFIVTNVTPDSSSYNNSVVFGQVTKGLDVLIDEVQHVETDEKYKPINEVKILYSYVEGYFLPTKDDLHAEYKKNAELFENGDRHIGVKRSTLLGNTRQKLQLTKTQDSTNRVFFGVMAVLGLFMVLKKWRYIFHKSSSSVVSVRTA from the coding sequence ATGAATTTAAGACTCTTGTTGTCTGGTGTTCTCCTAATAGGGTTCGGATTATCCATTAATTTGAATGAGCAATTTTATCCACCAGACCCGCCTACAACACATAGAGTTGTGATGGCCATTGAGTATAAATTTGAAGGTGAAATTAAGGAAGCAGAAATAATTATGGAGTTGTTTGATTCTGTGGTACCCAGGACTGTAGATAATTTCGTCAAAATTTCCAGAGGGGTGAAGGCTCGTGTTGAAGGACGGGATCCTAACGACTTAATATCTATTTCTTACAATGGTAATACTTTCCATCGAGTTGTATTTGATTTCTTAATCCAAGCAGGGGATGTTATTCCCGACATAGGGAGTTTCTCAATATATGGGAATAGGTTTGATGACGAAAGCTACGAGTTGAAATGCGATAGACCTGGGCGTGTAGCAATGGCAAAAACTGGCTCTCTGCCAGATCAAAATAATTCTCAATTCTTTATCGTTACCAATGTTACTCCAGATAGTAGTTCATACAACAATAGTGTTGTGTTTGGCCAGGTTACAAAAGGATTAGATGTGCTTATTGATGAGGTACAGCATGTCGAAACGGATGAAAAATATAAGCCCATAAATGAGGTCAAAATTCTCTACTCGTATGTTGAAGGGTATTTCTTACCCACAAAGGACGATTTGCATGCAGAATATAAGAAAAATGCGGAATTGTTCGAAAATGGTGACCGTCACATAGGTGTTAAAAGAAGTACTTTGTTGGGTAATACCAGACAGAAGTTGCAGCTCACTAAAACACAGGACTCAACCAACAGAGTGTTCTTTGGTGTGATGGCCGTGTTAGGTCTCTTCAtggttttgaagaaatggagatatattttccacAAATCTAGTTCAAGTGTCGTTTCTGTCAGAACCGCATAA
- the ATG15 gene encoding triglyceride lipase ATG15 (similar to Ashbya gossypii AAR046C): MDEKEQRRLQRRRVIGAWRVPLLTGFLICLYYSYLYSYKFFVQEAYLIDKRNPQVGTGFRLTRIHHHGVGKDYGRHMVVDMNQKYMEAAWRNFEELVSANVDGEEELWTTNKEYAGVNPFNYTFRLKQDVIKMVRLAEREPDWVESYLDFARENPQLASKVDFDWVDDDVVAPNISDKETVISLALMSSNAYVKLPNTGDWRNITSWDNPDTEGDGGLGWDSDGLRAHVFNNEDNSIVVIAIKGTSSQIIPGSGSEGSDETSSNDKINDNLLFSCCCARVSYLWTTVCDCYMSSYTCDETCLEKELRRKDRYYHAALDLYRQVQRDFPHSTIWMTGHSLGGALSSLIGRTFGVPAVAFQAPGELLAAKRLHLPQPPGLPPYTQGLWNFGHTADPIFMGTCNGASSSCSMAGYAMETSCHMGKSCVYDVVNDSGWHVNLLNHRIHTVIDEILMKYDHVAFCKEAEPCHDCHNWDYIRYKGDQPQKSPSLPSSTSRATITTISTTPDPSSSSTSTSTSASCKGRNWFGFCTEYATIHSTAISNSIP, from the coding sequence ATGGATGAGAAAGAGCAAAGGCGGTTACAAAGGAGGAGAGTTATTGGTGCATGGAGGGTGCCATTGTTGACAGGGTTCTTAATCTGTTTGTATTATTCGTACTTGTATTCCTATAagttttttgttcaagagGCTTATTTAATAGATAAGCGTAATCCACAGGTAGGCACTGGATTTAGGCTTACACGAATACATCATCATGGTGTTGGTAAGGATTATGGGAGGCATATGGTCGTTGATATGAATCAGAAGTATATGGAGGCAGCATGGCGAAACTTTGAGGAGCTTGTTTCGGCGAATGTAGACGGTGAAGAGGAGCTTTGGACCACCAACAAAGAGTATGCGGGTGTTAATCCTTTTAATTATACTTTTAGGCTGAAGCAAGATGTTATCAAGATGGTACGTTTAGCGGAGCGGGAACCCGACTGGGTAGAAAGTTACTTAGATTTTGCACGTGAGAATCCGCAACTGGCTTCCAAGGTTGACTTTGATTGggttgatgatgatgttgttgcTCCTAATATTTCTGACAAGGAGACTGTTATATCCCTCGCGTTGATGTCTTCGAATGCATATGTGAAGTTGCCGAATACTGGAGATTGGCGCAACATAACATCATGGGATAACCCAGATACAGAGGGGGACGGTGGGCTTGGATGGGATAGCGATGGGCTTAGGGCACACGTATTTAACAATGAGGACAATTCAATTGTTGTTATTGCAATAAAGGGCACCAGCAGTCAGATCATTCCCGGGTCGGGAAGTGAGGGAAGTGATGAAACCAGTTCTAACGATAAAATAAACGATAATTTGCTATTCTCATGCTGCTGTGCGCGTGTTAGTTATTTGTGGACAACGGTCTGTGACTGTTATATGAGCTCCTACACCTGTGATGAGACCTGTTTGGAGAAAGAACTCAGAAGGAAGGACCGCTACTATCACGCTGCTCTAGACTTGTATAGACAGGTGCAGAGAGACTTCCCACATTCAACCATTTGGATGACTGGTCATTCTCTTGGTGGTGCTCTCTCTAGTCTCATAGGTAGAACTTTTGGAGTACCGGCTGTTGCATTCCAAGCTCCTGGTGAGCTATTAGCTGCAAAAAGGTTACATCTTCCCCAACCTCCGGGATTGCCACCCTATACGCAGGGTTTATGGAATTTCGGTCATACCGCGGATCCTATATTCATGGGAACTTGCAATGGTGCCAGTTCCTCATGCTCCATGGCCGGCTATGCGATGGAAACAAGCTGTCATATGGGCAAGAGTTGCGTCTACGATGTCGTAAACGACTCTGGATGGCATGTAAACTTACTGAATCACAGAATACATACCGTAATTGATGAAATCCTCATGAAGTATGACCATGTGGCTTTCTGTAAAGAAGCAGAACCGTGTCATGACTGCCATAACTGGGATTATATTAGATATAAAGGGGATCAACCCCAAAAATCACCCTCCTTACCTTCCTCTACCTCAAGAGCTACAATTACTACTATTTCCACCACTCCAGacccttcttcttcatccacatCCACCTCCACAAGCGCATCATGCAAAGGTCGGAACTGGTTCGGCTTTTGCACCGAATATGCAACAATCCATAGTACTGCTATTTCCAATTCGATACCATAA
- the BUD17 gene encoding putative pyridoxal kinase BUD17 (similar to Ashbya gossypii AAR047C): MPLGKKVLSIQSHVVHGYVGNKAATFPLQYRGWDVDALNTVEFSNHPGNGKFSGFKATGDDLRDIIGKGLLDGLGIKYDAVLLGYLPDADGLQGVAELVAKLRTQDANLIWVVDPVLGDNGVLYMPLELVPVYKNMLKHGDVTLTTPNQFEMELLTDLHIVDSGALLRSIETFHMLYPKVQNLVVTSLQLRDIPESSFVVACSDFKTTHCFKVPKIDVSFSGSGDFLSAMLLHMLKDGYKLPEATNKALTLVDKVLRWTFELAMRDHNPSPHSPHNPQTSPKTCELRLIESRHLLRDPVEPKFTYTTL, translated from the coding sequence ATGCCTCTGGGAAAGAAGGTTCTCTCTATACAGTCTCATGTTGTGCATGGGTATGTGGGAAACAAGGCAGCTACGTTCCCTTTGCAGTACCGGGGTTGGGATGTCGATGCATTGAATACAGTTGAGTTCAGCAATCATCCTGGGAATGGGAAGTTTTCAGGGTTCAAGGCCACGGGGGATGACTTGAGGGATATTATTGGCAAGGGACTTTTGGATGGACTGGGGATTAAGTATGATGCGGTTTTGTTGGGTTACCTGCCAGATGCGGACGGTCTACAAGGTGTGGCAGAACTGGTGGCAAAGCTGCGGACGCAAGATGCGAACTTGATCTGGGTAGTAGATCCTGTGTTGGGGGACAATGGTGTGTTATATATGCCGTTGGAGCTAGTTCCAGTGTACAAGAATATGCTTAAGCATGGCGATGTAACCTTAACGACACCCAACCAATTTGAAATGGAGCTTTTAACAGATTTGCACATTGTTGATTCTGGTGCACTACTCAGAAGCATCGAAACGTTTCATATGCTATatccaaaagttcaaaatcTTGTCGTCACCAGCTTGCAATTAAGGGATATCCCGGAGAGTAGCTTTGTGGTTGCATGTAGCGATTTCAAAACCACTCACTGCTTCAAGGTGCCAAAGATCGATGTCAGCTTTTCCGGCAGTGGCGATTTTCTCTCTGCAATGCTACTGCACATGCTTAAAGACGGTTATAAATTACCAGAGGCCACCAACAAGGCCCTTACCCTAGTTGACAAGGTATTACGCTGGACCTTCGAGTTGGCCATGCGGGATCACAACCCCAGTCCACACAGCCCACACAATCCACAAACTTCGCCAAAAACCTGCGAACTCAGGCTAATAGAATCGAGACACTTGCTCAGAGATCCTGTAGAGCCCAAATTCACCTACACCACTCTGTAA
- the RSA4 gene encoding Rsa4p (similar to Ashbya gossypii AER263C), producing MNSVDEMRRDGIRFISYTKQSEFSYKVIMATVLPPASKKQKREATQPREVDIVPKDLPNVLVKFQAFDTGETIEGSVRIPASITERQLEELLNKLNNTDEPVPYTFSCLVQNKSKDDAEEMIDIKDNLYHSIFKSGLKTTEDFITLVYTPKAVFKVRPVTRSSSAIAGHSSTILCSTFAPHTSSRMVTGSGDNNARIWDCDTQTPIYTLKGHTNWVLCVAWSADGEVIATGSMDNTIRLWDAQTGDSKGDALRGHSKWITSMSWEPIHLVTPGNKPRIASASKDGTIKVWDTVRRQCILTLSGHTSSVSCIKWGGQGVIYTGSHDRTIRCWDMNAGGKCINILKSHAHWVNHLSLSTDYALKVGAFDHTYSRPATAEEAQKRALKNYEKVAKRNGVLEELIATASDDFTMYLWNPLKGTKPLTRMTGHQKLVNHVAFSPDGRYIVSASFDNSIKLWEGSSGKFISTFRGHVASVYQVAWSSDCRLLVSCSKDTTLKVWDVRTRKLAVDLPGHNDEVYTVDWSADGKSVCSGGKDKMVRLWTH from the coding sequence atgaacTCAGTCGATGAGATGAGACGAGATGGCATCAGGTTTATTAGTTACACAAAGCAAAGTGAATTTAGTTATAAAGTGATAATGGCTACAGTACTACCACCTGCATCAAAAAAACAGAAGAGGGAGGCCACTCAACCTCGAGAAGTCGATATCGTTCCAAAAGACCTACCAAATGTGTTGGTGAAATTCCAGGCATTTGATACTGGTGAAACCATTGAAGGTTCTGTGAGAATCCCTGCTTCAATTACCGAAAGGCAGTTAGAAGAGTTATTGAACAAGCTTAATAATACCGATGAACCGGTACCGTACACGTTTAGTTGTTTGGTGCAAAATAAAAGCAAAGACGATGCCGAGGAAATGATAGATATTAAAGATAATTTGTATCATTCGATTTTCAAATCGGGGCTGAAAACCACTGAGGATTTTATTACGTTAGTCTATACTCCTAAAGCTGTTTTTAAAGTAAGGCCGGTTACTAGAAGTTCTTCGGCTATTGCAGGTCATAGTTCTACTATATTATGCTCTACCTTTGCGCCACACACGAGCTCTCGAATGGTAACTGGTTCTGGTGATAACAATGCTCGTATATGGGATTGTGATACACAAACTCCAATTTATACATTGAAAGGTCACACGAACTGGGTGTTATGTGTGGCTTGGTCGGCAGATGGCGAAGTTATCGCAACAGGGTCTATGGATAATACTATTCGCTTATGGGACGCCCAAACGGGTGACTCAAAAGGTGATGCACTAAGAGGTCATTCTAAATGGATCACCTCTATGAGTTGGGAACCAATTCATTTGGTCACGCCAGGAAACAAGCCTAGAATTGCTTCCGCCTCAAAGGACGGAACTATTAAAGTTTGGGACACTGTAAGAAGACAATGTATCCTGACCTTAAGTGGGCATACGTCTTCTGTTTCCTGTATTAAGTGGGGAGGGCAGGGCGTAATATACACTGGATCACATGACCGTACCATTCGATGCTGGGATATGAATGCTGGGGGTAAGTGTATTAATATACTGAAGTCCCACGCTCATTGGGTGAACCATTTATCTCTGTCTACTGATTACGCATTGAAAGTCGGAGCCTTTGATCATACTTATAGCAGACCAGCAACTGCAGAAGAAGCACAAAAGAGAGCATTGAAAAATTACGAGAAGGTAGCAAAAAGAAATGGTGTACTAGAAGAATTGATCGCTACTGCTAGTGATGATTTTACTATGTATTTATGGAATCCATTGAAAGGAACCAAACCTCTTACTAGAATGACGGGTCACCAAAAGCTAGTAAACCATGTTGCATTTTCACCTGATGGTAGATACATTGTGTCTGCTTCCTTTGACAACTCCATCAAGCTATGGGAGGGAAGCAGTGGAAAATTTATTTCCACTTTTAGAGGGCACGTAGCGAGCGTATACCAAGTAGCATGGTCATCAGACTGCCGCTTACTAGTATCTTGCTCAAAAGATACCACTCTAAAAGTTTGGGACGTTAGAACTAGAAAGCTTGCAGTTGATTTACCGGGTCATAATGATGAGGTATATACAGTTGACTGGAGCGCCGATGGCAAAAGTGTATGCAGTGGAGGTAAAGATAAAATGGTCAGACTCTGGACACATTGA
- the ZNG1 gene encoding GTP-dependent zinc transferase (similar to Ashbya gossypii AAR044W) — protein MMSNASMVYVHQTTSVSRRKKMPLKDFKYNAEEDGDVPPLVTGDEDDLESILSNVKADGGLNLVSEKKIMMANKQFTEEKESRQKIPVTVITGYLGSGKSTLLERIVLKGSELKIAVILNEFGDSSEIEKSMTIRNNGKSYEEWLDLGNGCLCCSLKDVGVKAIEAMVARSPGKIDYILLETSGIADPAPIARMFWQDEGLSSNIYIDGIVTVLDSEHILSCLDDVTGDSHWHGEKVVLDDGITVAHLQIAMADTILLNKIDKLEKSEMAVAQVEDRVQGINALAPIYHTKYGNISLDKILNLHAFTVSNILETHGTFHDPRISTVTLSCRPLKNYEEFQVIEEQFLQLLLWRDFGRDEDGTEIGLEVHRTKALIIVGTDVKIVQGVRNTYDILPGDLLPNVEECKFVFIGKYLDAEHLQTKLEKALKNHDSSTK, from the coding sequence ATGATGTCCAACGCAAGTATGGTGTATGTTCATCAAACTACAAGCGTGTCTAGGAGAAAGAAGATGCCATTGAAAGACTTTAAGTATAatgcagaagaagatggtgaTGTACCACCGTTGGTTACTGGTGACGAAGATGATTTAGAGAGTATATTATCTAATGTGAAAGCAGATGGAGGTTTAAATTTGGTTAGTGAGAAAAAGATCATGATGGCTAATAAGCAGTTTACTGAGGAGAAGGAATCACGGCAAAAGATCCCTGTAACCGTAATTACAGGTTATTTAGGGTCAGGGAAATCTACATTATTAGAGAGAATTGTACTTAAGGGCTCAGAGTTGAAGATTGCTGTGATTTTAAACGAATTTGGAGATTCTTCGGAAATCGAAAAGTCGATGACGATTAGGAACAACGGCAAATCCTACGAGGAATGGTTAGATTTAGGCAATGGATGTTTGTGTTGTAGTTTGAAGGATGTAGGTGTTAAAGCCATTGAGGCTATGGTTGCGCGATCGCCGGGGAAGATCGATTACATATTGTTGGAAACAAGTGGTATCGCTGATCCCGCACCAATTGCCAGGATGTTTTGGCAGGACGAGGGCTTAAGCAGTAACATCTATATAGATGGTATTGTTACGGTTCTAGACAGTGAGCATATTTTGTCTTGCCTGGATGATGTGACAGGAGATAGCCACTGGCATGGTGAAAAGGTGGTTTTAGACGATGGCATTACAGTTGCACATTTGCAAATAGCGATGGCTGATACAATacttttaaataaaattgataaattaGAAAAATCCGAAATGGCGGTTGCCCAAGTTGAGGATAGAGTTCAAGGTATTAATGCACTTGCTCCTATTTATCACACAAAATATGGCAACATATCTCTagataaaattttgaatttacATGCCTTTACCGTTTCTAATATACTAGAGACACATGGGACCTTTCATGATCCACGGATATCAACAGTCACGCTGAGCTGTAGacctttaaaaaattacGAGGAATTTCAAGTGATTGAGGAGCAGTTTCTCCAATTGCTTCTATGGAGAGACTTTGGCAGGGATGAGGATGGGACAGAGATTGGGCTGGAAGTTCACCGAACAAAAGCGCTGATAATCGTTGGAACAGATGTAAAAATTGTGCAGGGAGTAAGAAATACATATGATATTTTACCCGGTGACCTTTTACCCAACGTCGAAGAATGTaagtttgtttttattggaaAGTACTTAGATGCAGAGCATCTACAaacaaaattagaaaaagCGCTGAAGAACCACGACAGCAGTACTAAATAA